The Clostridiisalibacter paucivorans DSM 22131 DNA window TCTTCATCGTACATTTTTTCTAATTCCCTGCCCTCAATGGCATCATATCCTTCTTCTATTATTCCCAATTCCTGTGCTATAGTAGTAGCTGTAATCTTATAATCCCCAGTTATCATGACAGGTCGTATCCCTGCATTTTTACATTTTTCAACTGCAGCCTTTACCTCCTCCCTTGGGGGATCAATCATTCCCGCAAGTGCTACAAATATCAAATCTATTTCCATATTTTCAGAATCAACATTCTGGGGTATAGTATCAATATCTTTATATGCCAATGCTAATACCCTCAATGCATTGGATGCCATATCTTCATTTTCTTTTATTACCTTATCTTTCATATCTTCATTTAACTCAAGTATTTCTCCATCTAATAAAATCCTATTGCACCTCTCCAGTAATATATCTGGAGCACCCTTAGTAAATACCTTATAACCCTGTTCCCATTTATGTATGGTAGTCATCATTTTTCTATCAGAATCAAAGGGTATTTCATTGACTCTTGCTAATTTAGATTCTTCTTCCCTTTTAAATATACCCTTCTCCAATCCCAATGCTACTAATGCAACCTCTGTGGGATCTCCTATAGTTTTCTTCTCACCATCATCTTCCTCAATAGAAGAATCATTACATAATACGCCTATCTTTATAGCTAAATTCTCATCTTGGCTATTTAGATCTATTTTATCAATATCTAAAGTCTTTTCAGAAATATATAGTCTTTTTACAGTCATCTTATTTTGAGTAAGGGTTCCTGTCTTGTCAGAACATATAACCGATGCAGTACCCAATGTCTCTACCGCTGGCAATTTTCTTATTATGGCATTTTTCTTTATCATCCTTTGAACTCCTAGAGATAATACTATGGTAACTATAGCGGGTAATCCTTCTGGTATAGCTGCCACAGCTAAAGATACAGCAAGCATAAACATATCAAATATAGGTCTACCCTGTAGATATCCCATCAAAAATATTATTCCGCATATTCCCAATGCAATTATGCCTAACCATTTTCCCAATTGTTCTAGTTTTTGTTGTAATGGAGTCTTAATATCTTCTTGGCTCTTTAACATATTTGCTATTTTACCTATTTCTGTATCCATTCCTATGCCAGTAGTTACAAACTTCCCCCTTCCATTGGTAACCATACTAGTGGAAAATATCATATTCTTTCTATCTCCTAAAGGTACTTCACTCCCTGTTAAAATAGAGGTATCTTTATTGACAGGTACAGATTCCCCTGTCAATGCTGATTCTTCAATCATTAGATTTACAGACTCTATCAATCTGCCATCAGCAGGTACATAGTCTCCAGCTTCAATTATAACTATATCTCCAGGAACGATACTGTCAGATTTCACCTCTATAATCTTACCCTCTCTTAATACCTTGGCATTTGGAGTTGACATACTCTTGAGTGCCCTCAAAGACTGCTCTGCTCTATTTTCTTGAACAACTCCGATAACTGCATTTAAAATTACTATTATAAATATGAGTACCGTATCTGTTATTTCGCCTAACATCCCCGATACTATGGCTGCAATTAAAAGAATGACAATCATAAAATCTTTAAATTGATTAATGAACATCTTAAACAATGTATTGCCCTTTTCCTCTTTGATTTCATTAGCACCATATTCCTGTTTCAATTCATCTACCTGTTTATTAGTAAGGCCTTTATCCCGACTTACATCAAATGTTTTAAGGATACTATCAATCTCTTTGCTATACCAATTATTGTCTGCCACATTAGCACCTCATTTCGATAATATTAATATAATTTAGTATAACCACTATTAATATAATATCCTTAAAGAATAATAATAACTCTTTTTATATAAAAAAAGTTAGTAGCTCAATGATGAAATCCATAGGATTTCGACCATCAACTACTAACTATTAACTACTAACTACTAACTAAATTATATCCTACTGTATAACTTCGTATCCTTTGTTAGCCCATCCTGAAGGTGCATTAGCATCCATTCCCATACCTCCATTTAGAGATACAGCATCATATCCTAACATCCTAAGTCCTGCAACTGTTTGTCCTGCTGTCTGTCCTGTGTAACAATATACTACTATTGTTTTATCCATTGGTAATGTACTAAATTCCGTTTCCATTCCTGCACCCCAAGGTATATTTATAGCTCCAGGAATATGTCCATTTGCATAGTCTTTTTCACTTCTTATTGATAATATTTCTATAGTATTATCTTCTGCATTTACCAATTCATTTAGACTATCTTCAGATATCTTATAATTTTTGAACATAGTATCTTTAACACCGTCTAATCCTTCAAAATATGATACTATTGCTTCCTTAACATCTGGGTCTATTTCTAGAGGCTCAACTTCTGCAAAATCATTAGCAGTAGTCTCTGTAACCTCATCAACGCCTTCAACCTTTGATATACCAAGGTTCCAACCTAAATTAACTGATCTCGCATCAAATCCTGCCATATTAAGCAATGCAACTGTCTGTCCTGCTGTCTGTCCTGTGTAACAATATACCATTATAGGCTTGTCCTTAGGTAGTTTATCTAAACTATCGCTAACTGCAGTTCCCCATGGAGCATTTACAGCACCTTTTATATGTCCCTCTCCATATACATCGGGTTGTCTAATATCTAAAACAAACATATCTTCTCCAGCTTTAACCTTATCAACAAATTCACTTTGGTTTATCTTATAAATATGATCAGGCATATTGGCAAAATAGCTATTTACTGCATCAACAATAGCTGGGGATACAGTAATTTCTGCTTCTTCTGGTGTTTCCTGTGGTGTCTCTTGTGGCGCTTCTTGTGGCGCCTCATTAGAACTTGTGTCATCGCTTTCTGTAGCTCCACCACAACCTACCAAACTAACAGCTAACATAAGAGCTATAAGCAGTGATAATAATTTTGTACTCTTCCTCATTTTTATTTCCTCCCCTAAAAATATATGTTATTTTTTTCACATTTTAATTATACCAGATACTATTATAAATTTATTAAAAGAAATACTTATGCTGTATCGGAAAAATAAATATGATTAATTGTCGATTATCATTAGCTCTCCTTTGTCTATGCGGTCAATAAGATATTGAACCTTGTTTTTTATAATATCCCTTGCTTTCCTAAAATCTTCTATGGAACCACCAGAAGGATCTTCAATTCCCCAATCTTCCATATGACTATTGGGTACAAATGGACATACCACATTGCAACCCATAGTTATTAATATATCTAATTCATCAGGAATATCTGAAAGTAGTTTTGGTCTATGTCCTTTCATATCTACTCCTGCTTCTTCCATTACTTCTATTGCTAAGGGTTTAACCTCAGGATACTCTTCTGTACCTGCTGAATAAGATTCAAAAATATCTATCCCCAGTTTTTTTGCCCATCCCTCTGCCATTTGACTTCTACATGAATTATGAACACACACAAATGCAATTTTATACTTCATTTCTACCTCCTTTCACAATATATAAGTATTTTCTAATATATTTATATAATACCCTGTGTCTTTTATTTTTGCAAATAAAAATATCAATATATAAAGTTAAATAAATATCACTGTTTTCTACATTAATATTCCATTTGAAATTATATTGATTCAAAAAGGTAAAAAATACAAAATATTATTTTGCTATTGAAATATGAAATAAATCCTGTATAATTAGGTGTATATAATTAAAAAAGCATAAAAAAATCTTAATATAGGAGGGTGTATAATGTATAAAATTAAGCGAATATCTTTACTTTTGTTTGTTATTATTATATCAATGGCAATGGTAGCATGTGGTTCTCCAAATGAAACTACCAGTGGAGAAAATGGAGTAAATGGTAGTTTTGTTGGGGAAGCCGAAGGACATAACGGTAAAATAAAATTGAATGTAACAGTTGAAAACAGTGAAATCTCAAAAATTGATATAGTTGAAAATAGTGAGTCTGAATTTACAAAAGAGGTGTTTGATAAACTATTTAAATCAATTATTTCAAAAAATTCTACTGAAATAGATACAGTTTCAGGTGCAACTGTAACGAGTGAAGCTGTTGTAATAGCTGTTAATGATGCTATCGAAAAAGCTGGAATTACATTGACCCCAAAGAAAGTATCAGAAAAAGATGCTGAAGTTAAAGATGTATCTACTGATATTGTAGTAATAGGTGGCGGTGGTGCTGGACTTACAGCTGCAATTGAAGCAAAGGAAAATGATGCTGATGTTATTCTTGTAGAAAAAAACGCCTTTGTTGGTGGTAATACAAACCTTGCTACAGGTGGATTAAATGCAGCTGAAACAAAATACCAATCTGAAAATGGTATTGAAGATAGTGCTGAATTATTCTTTGAAGACACCATGAAGGGTGGAAAAAATAAAAACAATCCTGAATTAGTAAAAATACTAACTGAAAAATCTGCCGAAACAGTGGACTGGCTAACAGAAAAAGGTGTTGACTTAACAGATGTCGGAGTAGCTGGCGGGGCAAGTGTTGAAAGAATCCATAGACCTACGGGAGGAGCAGCCATAGGGGCCCATTTAGTAGAAACATTAGAAAAGAAAGCTAAAGAGTTAGGTGTTGATATTAGAGTATCTACAAAGGCAATAGAAATTTTAAATGATGAAGGAAAGGCTACAGGTATTAAAGTAGAAGATGAAAATGGAAATCCATACAATATAAATGCAAAGGCAGTTATTATAGCCACAGGTGGTTTTGGAGCAGACCAAGAAAAAGTTGTGGAGTTCAAGCCTGAACTAAAAGGATTTGGAACTACAAATGCACCAGTTGCAACTGGTGATGCGCTAAATCTAGTAAAAAGTTTTAATGCAGAATTAGTTGATATAAATGAGATTCAAACACATCCAACTGTAGTACCTGAAAAAAATAAAATGATTACAGAAGCCGTTAGAGGAAATGGCGCTATTCTAATCAATAGAGATGCAAAGAGATTTATTGACGAATTAGAAACAAGGGATGTTGTTTCTGCTGCCGAATTGGAACAAGAAGGGCAAACTGCATTTTTAATATTTGACCAAAATGTAAGGGAAAGTTTAAAGGCAATTGAAGGATACCACAAAGCAGGACTATTAATAGAGGCCGATTCCGTTGAAGAATTAGGTAAAGCAATTGATATAAATGGTACAGAATTAAAAAATACAATTGACACATATAACAGTTATGTAAATAATGGAAAAGATAAGGACTTCAATAGGGAAAATATGAAAACAGAGTTAAATAAAGCTCCTTTCTATGCTGTTGAAGTTGGACCTGCTGTACATCATACAATGGGTGGACTAAAAATCAACACAGAAGCACAAGTAATAAGCAAATCTGGTGAAATAATTGAAGGATTATTTGCAGCTGGTGAGGTTACTGGTGGTATACACGGGGCTAATAGACTAGGAGGAAATGCATTATCAGATATTACAACCTTTGGTAGAATTGCAGGTAAAAACGCTGCATCATTGGTAAAATAGTATATTAAATAAAAAACTGACTTAAATATTTAGATCAAACTAATGTCAAAAGTATAAAAAATAGTTAGTAGTTCGTAGCTAGTAATTATTAGTTGATGGTGGAAATCCTATGGATTTCATCATTAAACTACTTAACTACTAACTATAACTACTAACTTATTTTTTATAGGTTTTTATTGAATTATTTCAACAATTGATAAATATCTCTATATACCTTCATAAAATCACTATCAAAATAGTTTCTTTCTTTTCCCAATGGATTATCTATTATTTTCCTTATGCTGTTTGGAGCATATCCCATAACTATAATCTTGGTGGATATATATATGGCCTCCATTATATCATGGGTTACAAAAATAAAGGACTTTCCTGTGTCTTTCCATATATCTATTATAATATCCTGTAATTCCCTTCTCAATTGGGCATCTAAACTCCCAAAGGGTTCATCCATTAGAACTATATCTGATTTTACAGATAATGCCCTGGCTATTGCTACCCTTTGCTTCATTCCACCTGATAATTGATGGGGATATAGATTTTCTTTTCCATTAAGCCCTACCATCTGCAAATATTTTTCAACAGTATTTATTCTATCCTCTCTATCTGTGCCTATATTATTTATTTCAAGGGGCAAGAGTATATTGTCTAATATACTCTTCCAAGGAAACAGTTGATTAAAATCCTGAAATACAATAGGCATTGATATGCTAGGTTTAGATACTTCTTCTCCTATATATATAACTTTTCCATAATCAGGAATGCTAAATCCAGATATAATCTCTAAGAGTGTAGATTTACCACATCCCGAAGGACCCAATACAGATACAAATTCTCCCTTCTCAATATCTATATCTATATCTTTCAATACTTGTATATCTTTATTATCTACCTTAAAGGATTTATGTATATCTTTCAGCTCTAACAATTTTTTCATATAGTAATTCCCCATTTTTTTCTAGTGACATCCTCTATTTTTCTTATTATGAAATATTCTACTAATACACCTATTGCTACTATTACTACTATCCCTGAAAATATGCCTGCCGTATCAAAAAAGGTTCTCTTTTTTAGTATATACCAACCTATACCTCCTGATCCTCCTACAGCACCAAATATCATCTCTGCACTTATGAGGGCCCTCCATGCTCTAGCCCATCCTATCTTTATCCCTCCTATAAAATATGGAAATGATGCCGGTATAAATACATGTTTTATCCTATTGTATCTATTTATATTGTAATTTTTTGCAATTTTTATATATATCTCGGGAATAGATTTAAATCCTGTAGTTATATTTATAACCATAGGCCATAGTACAGAATGTACTATTATAAATATGATGGCACTTTTCCCTATCCCTATCCACAATATAATAAGGGGCAATAAGGCCACCCCAGGTAATGGATGTGCTATAGTTATTATTATATCTAATAGGGTCTCACATATAGTATATTTTATAGATAATATGGAAAGTATCACTGCAAATACTAAACTTATTATCATCCCCTCTATGATTAATCCTATGGAAAATATGGTCATATCGATGATTTCTCCACTTACTATATTGATATAAAGGGACTCCAATATCTTCCATATTGAAGGAAATATCAGCGGTGATACCATATCCATCTTCCATATTAATTGCCATATAACTATAATCAATACAATCCACAAAACTCCATACGCCCTCTTATTACTCTTCATAATATTCTCTTTCCCACATCACATCATCTATATTGTCTATAGTCTTATTAATATACCCTTGCTTATTCATGAAATCACTGAAATCCTTTAGACCCTTAACCTTAGTGTGATATTTCATACCACCATTGGTTAAATACTCCAATGCCTCTTTTTCTGGAATATCAAATGCTAATGCTATAATCTCAGCAGATTCTTCTGGATTTTCATTTATATATTTTATAGATTCTTCCAAAGACTCAATAAATTGTTGATACAACTCCCTTTTATTATTATAAAAATCCTCAGTAGTAGCCCCAACTATAAATGAAAAATCTTCTCCCATTATGTCCTTGGCAGATAATATACTGTGCATATCCTTTTCTTTCAACTCCTTGTATACATATGGTGGAGTAGTAAAATGAGCAGTTATATCCTGTCTTCCCATCAAGGCATTCATTCCATCAGGATGAGACATCATCACCAATTGATTATCAAATTTATGAGGATCACCTAATTCCTTTTCACTGGCCATAGACAACAATATATGTTGAATACTTCCAGGTTGTGGTAATGCTATCCTATCAGTACTAGTTAAATCTCCTATGTTTTTGATATCTTCATTATAGGTTATTAATTCCACTGGAGACGATGATAATCCACATGCTATTTTCCAATCCATACCCTTGTCCCATCCTATTAAAAACGGAGGTATAGCCATGAACCCTATATCTATTTTATCTGCTATCATACCTTCCCTTATGGCAGCAGTATTTATGACTTTAGCCCATTCTATCTTCGCATCGGGAATATTGTCTTTCAATATATCTTTCTCTTTCATTATAAGTATAGGTGCATATGCCAATCCATATTGCTCTGCTATTACTATAGTATTATCTTCACTTTTAGGAGGCTTTTCACTACACCCAGCTAATGAAAATATCATAGTGCTCATCAAAACCAATAGTAAAATTCCTGCTATTTTTCTGTTCATTTACATAGATCTCCTTCCATTCTAATTAAAATTGCATTCTTTAAATTTTAATACCAAATTTTGACCCTTTTCATCATATATCTTTAAGTTTTCAAATGCCCTATCTATATTGTTATTTATATTCTCTTTATCTTCTCCTAAAATTATCATATATCCTGCCCGTTGAGTAGCATTCTCTATTGAATTTATAATATCTCCTGGTTTGAAATTACATCCTGCATCTATGACCCCTGATACATCCATGAGTTTATCTATACTAGTTATATCCTTTATCTTTCCTGGCAATGCAAAAAATAATTGCACCGCTCCATATCTATCATTATTTTCTATATCATAATTATCCAGTGCAGTATAGTCTACATTCTTTCCCAAAGAATAATCTATAACCATTTCCAATACATCTATACCTGTAATCCTAGGTATTAATTTATCCTCATATGCCCCTCCTAATCTACAAGCTATTTCATTTACTTTTATGCCTTCTTTTCCAATGAGCATTTGAAAATAAATGGGACCATTTTTTATACTGAATGCTCTAACCAATTTTTCAGTAATTTCTTTTATCTGATGATAATACCCTTTTAAATGTTTAGATGGAAAGTGATGTGCGATACATACCCCTATATGGACATCATCATTATAAGTTACTCTATCTGTGACCAATATAATTTTGGTTTTACCATCTTTTACCCATCCACTTACTGTTATTTCATCATTTTCGTAATACTCTTCTACTATAATTTTATCTTCTCTAGAATATGACAGCGTATCCCTTATATTGTCCCTTATACCATTAATAGAATGAATTTTGTATATCCCCCGTTGCCCTTGACTATCTAAAGGCTTCATAACTACTGGAAAATTCAATCCTTGTAAATCATTTTCACAGAAATTTTCTTCTAATAATCTATATTTTGTAGTGGGAATATCATTTTCAACAAAAATCTTTTTCATTATTTTTTTATTAGTTACGGCCTTAGCAGTATCTACATCTAAAAAAGATGGTATCTTAACAGCTTCAGCAACCCTAGCCACTGTATATATGGGCTGATCAGTGCCTACAGTCATTATACCATCTATATCATATTTCTTTGCTACTTCTATATTTCCTTTGGCATCAAAGGTACTTACTAATTCACCAAAATCACTATATTCTTTCCCCACTGCATCATCATAGTAGTCAGATACTATAACTTCTACACCTTTGCTTTTGGCCTTCAATATAGAATTGATTTGACAACTTCCTCCACCAAGTATTAAAAGTCTCATAAATATTTCTCCTCTATAATATATTGCTCTCCTTTTTTGATAAATAGTCTTGTTACAAATGAATTGGAATAATATATATATAGCTTTAAAAATAATTTCATTAACTTAAAGAAATTATAATTAGATTTCCCATATTTTCTTAAGCTATGTACAACTATCACATTTGTTATACTTTTAGTATATTTGAGCATAGACGCAGATATATAAACAAATTTCCCTTGATATCTGTTTATTTTATTTACTATACCTCGCCTTATTGCTCTAAAACTACTTATCCTGAAATCTTTTGGCTTGCCCAATACATATCTAAATAGATACTCCGTAAACTTAGACCCAATGTTTCTATAAAATCTATGTTGCTTTATATGAGGAATTCCATATACTACATCATATCCCTTATTAATTTCATCTAATAACTTTGGAATCTCCTCAGGCAAATGTTGTAAATCATCATCCATAGTTATTACAATATCACCAATAGAATGTCTAAAGCCACATAATATAGCATTCTGTTGTCCTGCGTTCTCTTTTAATTTAATTCCCTTTACATTAATATTTTTTTTTGCTATTTCTTTTATATATTCAAAGCTTTTATCATCACTACAATCATCTACAAAGATTATTTCAATATCATAGTGCTGTTTTAAAAAGACCTTATCTATTCTATAATATAATTCTTTTATGGAATTTTCTCCATTGTATACTGGAATTACTATAGAAATCTTACTTCTTTCCATAACTAAAACCTCTCTAATATATCTACAGCATTTTCTATCACATATAGACATTCTTCTTCTGACATAGATGTATACATGGGTAGTCTTACAAGGGTTCTTCCCACATGACTGGTTTTAGGCAAATCTTTTTCCCTATATCCCAATTTCATACCCATCTCAGACATATGTAACGGCACATAATGGGTATAAACTGATATGCCCCTTTCTCCCATAATCTTAATAAACTTTTCTTTTTTATATTCATCATCAAATACCATATAAAACAAATGATAATTAGATTGCCAATTATCAGGCTCATCACTTATAGATAATAGTATACCCTTATTTATATAATCATTGAAGGCATTATTATATAAATTATGTATTTTTTTTCTATTAATTCGAATATGTTCTACCGATTCTATTTGTGCATAAAGTACTGCCATAAGAATGTCTGAGGGTGCATAGCTAGAACCCTCTCCAACCCATGAATATTTGTCTACTTTTCCATTTATAAATTTTGTTCTATTAGTACCTTTTTGATGTATTATATGTGCTCTTTCTATCATTTCAGGGTTAGATCCATTTATAATTAATCCTCCCCCTTCACCACTTACATAATTTTTTGTTCCATGAAAACTATAACATCCAAAATCACCCAAAGTACCTAAAGGTTTATCTTTATATTTAGAAAAAAAACCTTGAGCTGCATCTTCTATAGTCCATATGTCTTCTCCCTGTAACATATTAGATAATGCATCCATATCACATCCTGTACCACCATAATGGGTTGGAATTACTGCCTTAGTCTTTCTTGTAATTTTATTAAAGACATCTTCCATATCCATATTTATATCCTTTACTTTTATTTCAGCAAAAACTGGTGTACCTCCTCTTAATATTATTGCATTTGCAGTGGACGGAAATGTAAAAGAAGGAAGTATTACTTCGTCTCCTCTTTTTATATCTGCCAACATAACTGCCATCTCAATGGCATGGGTACATGATGTGGTCATAAATATATTTTCCACATTTAATATGTATCTTAGAATCTTCTTAACTTTTTTTGTATAAACCCCATCTCCTGAAACATGTCCTGTATTTAAAACATTTTCTATATACTCTAACTCT harbors:
- a CDS encoding rhodanese-like domain-containing protein; this translates as MRKSTKLLSLLIALMLAVSLVGCGGATESDDTSSNEAPQEAPQETPQETPEEAEITVSPAIVDAVNSYFANMPDHIYKINQSEFVDKVKAGEDMFVLDIRQPDVYGEGHIKGAVNAPWGTAVSDSLDKLPKDKPIMVYCYTGQTAGQTVALLNMAGFDARSVNLGWNLGISKVEGVDEVTETTANDFAEVEPLEIDPDVKEAIVSYFEGLDGVKDTMFKNYKISEDSLNELVNAEDNTIEILSIRSEKDYANGHIPGAINIPWGAGMETEFSTLPMDKTIVVYCYTGQTAGQTVAGLRMLGYDAVSLNGGMGMDANAPSGWANKGYEVIQ
- a CDS encoding ABC transporter permease; this translates as MKSNKRAYGVLWIVLIIVIWQLIWKMDMVSPLIFPSIWKILESLYINIVSGEIIDMTIFSIGLIIEGMIISLVFAVILSILSIKYTICETLLDIIITIAHPLPGVALLPLIILWIGIGKSAIIFIIVHSVLWPMVINITTGFKSIPEIYIKIAKNYNINRYNRIKHVFIPASFPYFIGGIKIGWARAWRALISAEMIFGAVGGSGGIGWYILKKRTFFDTAGIFSGIVVIVAIGVLVEYFIIRKIEDVTRKKWGITI
- the rffA gene encoding dTDP-4-amino-4,6-dideoxygalactose transaminase — translated: MEIPFNKTYFTGKELEYIENVLNTGHVSGDGVYTKKVKKILRYILNVENIFMTTSCTHAIEMAVMLADIKRGDEVILPSFTFPSTANAIILRGGTPVFAEIKVKDINMDMEDVFNKITRKTKAVIPTHYGGTGCDMDALSNMLQGEDIWTIEDAAQGFFSKYKDKPLGTLGDFGCYSFHGTKNYVSGEGGGLIINGSNPEMIERAHIIHQKGTNRTKFINGKVDKYSWVGEGSSYAPSDILMAVLYAQIESVEHIRINRKKIHNLYNNAFNDYINKGILLSISDEPDNWQSNYHLFYMVFDDEYKKEKFIKIMGERGISVYTHYVPLHMSEMGMKLGYREKDLPKTSHVGRTLVRLPMYTSMSEEECLYVIENAVDILERF
- a CDS encoding ABC transporter ATP-binding protein; its protein translation is MKKLLELKDIHKSFKVDNKDIQVLKDIDIDIEKGEFVSVLGPSGCGKSTLLEIISGFSIPDYGKVIYIGEEVSKPSISMPIVFQDFNQLFPWKSILDNILLPLEINNIGTDREDRINTVEKYLQMVGLNGKENLYPHQLSGGMKQRVAIARALSVKSDIVLMDEPFGSLDAQLRRELQDIIIDIWKDTGKSFIFVTHDIMEAIYISTKIIVMGYAPNSIRKIIDNPLGKERNYFDSDFMKVYRDIYQLLK
- a CDS encoding ABC transporter substrate-binding protein encodes the protein MNRKIAGILLLVLMSTMIFSLAGCSEKPPKSEDNTIVIAEQYGLAYAPILIMKEKDILKDNIPDAKIEWAKVINTAAIREGMIADKIDIGFMAIPPFLIGWDKGMDWKIACGLSSSPVELITYNEDIKNIGDLTSTDRIALPQPGSIQHILLSMASEKELGDPHKFDNQLVMMSHPDGMNALMGRQDITAHFTTPPYVYKELKEKDMHSILSAKDIMGEDFSFIVGATTEDFYNNKRELYQQFIESLEESIKYINENPEESAEIIALAFDIPEKEALEYLTNGGMKYHTKVKGLKDFSDFMNKQGYINKTIDNIDDVMWEREYYEE
- a CDS encoding arsenate reductase ArsC, which codes for MKYKIAFVCVHNSCRSQMAEGWAKKLGIDIFESYSAGTEEYPEVKPLAIEVMEEAGVDMKGHRPKLLSDIPDELDILITMGCNVVCPFVPNSHMEDWGIEDPSGGSIEDFRKARDIIKNKVQYLIDRIDKGELMIIDN
- a CDS encoding flavocytochrome c → MYKIKRISLLLFVIIISMAMVACGSPNETTSGENGVNGSFVGEAEGHNGKIKLNVTVENSEISKIDIVENSESEFTKEVFDKLFKSIISKNSTEIDTVSGATVTSEAVVIAVNDAIEKAGITLTPKKVSEKDAEVKDVSTDIVVIGGGGAGLTAAIEAKENDADVILVEKNAFVGGNTNLATGGLNAAETKYQSENGIEDSAELFFEDTMKGGKNKNNPELVKILTEKSAETVDWLTEKGVDLTDVGVAGGASVERIHRPTGGAAIGAHLVETLEKKAKELGVDIRVSTKAIEILNDEGKATGIKVEDENGNPYNINAKAVIIATGGFGADQEKVVEFKPELKGFGTTNAPVATGDALNLVKSFNAELVDINEIQTHPTVVPEKNKMITEAVRGNGAILINRDAKRFIDELETRDVVSAAELEQEGQTAFLIFDQNVRESLKAIEGYHKAGLLIEADSVEELGKAIDINGTELKNTIDTYNSYVNNGKDKDFNRENMKTELNKAPFYAVEVGPAVHHTMGGLKINTEAQVISKSGEIIEGLFAAGEVTGGIHGANRLGGNALSDITTFGRIAGKNAASLVK
- a CDS encoding glycosyltransferase family 2 protein, which translates into the protein MERSKISIVIPVYNGENSIKELYYRIDKVFLKQHYDIEIIFVDDCSDDKSFEYIKEIAKKNINVKGIKLKENAGQQNAILCGFRHSIGDIVITMDDDLQHLPEEIPKLLDEINKGYDVVYGIPHIKQHRFYRNIGSKFTEYLFRYVLGKPKDFRISSFRAIRRGIVNKINRYQGKFVYISASMLKYTKSITNVIVVHSLRKYGKSNYNFFKLMKLFLKLYIYYSNSFVTRLFIKKGEQYIIEEKYL
- a CDS encoding calcium-translocating P-type ATPase, SERCA-type is translated as MADNNWYSKEIDSILKTFDVSRDKGLTNKQVDELKQEYGANEIKEEKGNTLFKMFINQFKDFMIVILLIAAIVSGMLGEITDTVLIFIIVILNAVIGVVQENRAEQSLRALKSMSTPNAKVLREGKIIEVKSDSIVPGDIVIIEAGDYVPADGRLIESVNLMIEESALTGESVPVNKDTSILTGSEVPLGDRKNMIFSTSMVTNGRGKFVTTGIGMDTEIGKIANMLKSQEDIKTPLQQKLEQLGKWLGIIALGICGIIFLMGYLQGRPIFDMFMLAVSLAVAAIPEGLPAIVTIVLSLGVQRMIKKNAIIRKLPAVETLGTASVICSDKTGTLTQNKMTVKRLYISEKTLDIDKIDLNSQDENLAIKIGVLCNDSSIEEDDGEKKTIGDPTEVALVALGLEKGIFKREEESKLARVNEIPFDSDRKMMTTIHKWEQGYKVFTKGAPDILLERCNRILLDGEILELNEDMKDKVIKENEDMASNALRVLALAYKDIDTIPQNVDSENMEIDLIFVALAGMIDPPREEVKAAVEKCKNAGIRPVMITGDYKITATTIAQELGIIEEGYDAIEGRELEKMYDEELIKNVEKYSVYARVSPEHKVRIVKAWQSNNKIVAMTGDGVNDAPALKRANIGCAMGITGTDVSKEASDMVLTDDNFATIVSAVEEGRNIFDNIKKSIRFLLSCNTGEIIALFTALIMNLPTPLMPIHLLWVNLVTDSFPALALGVDNPEPNIMDREPRDAQKGIFADGLGIKILVEGLIIGGVTMLAFLKGLKTDVITGETMAFITLSFSQLVHSYNVRSDDNSIIKIGIFSNKYLIIATLISSLLMLGVVFVPFLRDVFELTLLTGNQWIYVIVYAFIPLILMEGYKLLSKIIRH
- a CDS encoding ATP-grasp domain-containing protein translates to MRLLILGGGSCQINSILKAKSKGVEVIVSDYYDDAVGKEYSDFGELVSTFDAKGNIEVAKKYDIDGIMTVGTDQPIYTVARVAEAVKIPSFLDVDTAKAVTNKKIMKKIFVENDIPTTKYRLLEENFCENDLQGLNFPVVMKPLDSQGQRGIYKIHSINGIRDNIRDTLSYSREDKIIVEEYYENDEITVSGWVKDGKTKIILVTDRVTYNDDVHIGVCIAHHFPSKHLKGYYHQIKEITEKLVRAFSIKNGPIYFQMLIGKEGIKVNEIACRLGGAYEDKLIPRITGIDVLEMVIDYSLGKNVDYTALDNYDIENNDRYGAVQLFFALPGKIKDITSIDKLMDVSGVIDAGCNFKPGDIINSIENATQRAGYMIILGEDKENINNNIDRAFENLKIYDEKGQNLVLKFKECNFN